A genomic segment from Salvia splendens isolate huo1 chromosome 13, SspV2, whole genome shotgun sequence encodes:
- the LOC121760556 gene encoding uncharacterized protein LOC121760556: MSCFQSAVVALQTDYPKAVVWSEENLVAVACGAAVIILNPHTPKVRGVITVPSSNRFPTGKIDVDGGGADLLNGCLLPYHLSRETRPCVRLISWSPAGLAKDVGLLALCTTSGHVKLYRRPHCSPEWIEVVNISEVLYNYYKSTNFGECQIVPLEGSDVIPRQDTANKGTHLRRQKTANVVSEDHENLGEKNNWQIVSSSFYEGDPLEEVTEDCLPLISAQQYASRNEMLMSLIIAWSPILETFGNDVAFSVVKIAPRERLGRGSQGSRPTSPHCGWVGRDSGVAVGAAEAAGASGWVERLGRAAGRRRSSAMAAQKWVCDSVRMKREEGMGMKKRRRGVCGKISLWRVRAPDCYSTDNAGHASEVRLFGLEKAHDSWITAISWVRYGSNDSMTQFALATGSSDGRCIWLVNGEKLLKASEVINDSLSLLREAATVDSSMISVLSLTVPARSPTKLFLAIGKSSGSFELCTLDTSTGKFDNIGCYNAHDSTVSGLAWAFDGRLYSCSQFVGESLSEVPLPRSSPGLKSSTEFAHALDSCFGLSVSPGNLAVTVVRRYDSDLLDPMYEGRLLYSESQDGPRDNIEERAPNFLIKSLGWCVYPYDKAR; this comes from the exons ATGTCCTGCTTCCAATCAGCCGTCGTCGCATTGCAGACTGATTACCCCAAGGCCGTCGTCTGGTCGGAAGAGAATTTGGTGGCGGTGGCGTGTGGCGCAGCTGTTATAATTCTG aATCCTCATACTCCTAAAGTTCGAGGTGTGATTACCGTTCCATCTAGCAATCGCTTTCCCACTGGGAAGATTGATGTTGATGGCGGAG GTGCGGATTTGCTAAATGGGTGCTTGCTTCCATATCATTTATCAAGGGAAACTCGTCCTTGTGTTCGGTTGATTTCTTGGTCTCCTGCAGGTCTCGCCAAAGATGTTGG TTTGCTTGCTCTTTGCACCACCAGTGGGCATGTGAAGCTTTACCGCCGTCCACATTGTTCTCCGGAGTGGATAGAG GTTGTGAATATATCTGAAGTGTTATATAATTACTACAAGAGCACCAATTTTGGGGAGTGTCAAATTGTACCCTTGGAAGGTTCTGAC GTTATACCAAGACAAGATACTGCAAATAAGGGTACACATTTGAGAAGACAAAAAACAGCTAAT GTAGTATCAGAAGACCATGAAAATTTGGGTGAGAAGAACAATTGGCAAATTGTTTCCTCCTCTTTCTATGAAGGGGACCCTCTGGAGGAAGTGACGGAAGACTGTCTTCCATTAATATCTGCACAGCAGTATGCTTCTCGCAATGAAATGCTAATGTCACTTATTATTGCTTGGTCTCCAATTCTGGAGACATTTGGAAACGATGTGGCTTTCAGTGTTGTTAAAATCGCGCCCCGAGAGCGCTTGGGTCGCGGGTCGCAAGGGTCGAGACCGAcgtcgccccattgtgggtgggTGGGTCGAGATTCAGGGGTCGCCGTCGGGGCGGCTGAGGCGGCTGGGGCGAGCGGCTGGGTCGAGCGGCTGGGGCGAGcggctggaagaagaagatcctCGGCCATGGCTGCTCAGAAATGGGTCTGTGACTCTGTGAgaatgaagagagaagaagggatgggaatgaagaagagaagaagggGGGTT TGCGGTAAAATTTCATTGTGGAGAGTTCGTGCACCTGATTGCTATTCTACTGATAATGCTGGGCACGCGAGTGAGGTTCGACTTTTTGGCCTTGAGAAGGCACATGATAGCTGGATTACAGCAATTAGTTGGGTTAGATATGGGTCTAATGATTCAATGACCCAGTTTGCATTGGCTACTGGGAGTTCTGATGGTAGGTGC ATCTGGCTGGTAAATGGTGAAAAATTACTCAAGGCGTCTGAAGTTATCAATGATTCATTATCATTGTTGAGGGAG GCTGCGACTGTTGATTCTTCTATGATATCTGTACTTTCACTTACTGTGCCCGCTCGATCACCAACGAAATTGTTCTTGGCTATTGGCAAAAGTTCCGGATCCTTTGAATTGTGTACCCTTGACACATCTACTGGCAAATTTGACAATATTGGCTGTTATAATGCACATGACAGCACG GTTTCTGGTTTAGCTTGGGCGTTTGATGGACGTTTGTACAGCTGTAGTCAG TTCGTTGGAGAATCTCTGTCTGAAGTGCCACTTCCCCGAAGCAGTCCTGGTTTGAAGAGCTCCACAGAG tTCGCTCATGCATTAGACTCTTGCTTTGGTCTATCGGTATCTCCTGGAAATTTGGCAGTTACTGTG GTTCGCAGATATGACAGTGATCTACTAGATCCGATGTATGAAGGAAG ATTACTTTATTCTGAGTCACAAGATGGACCAAGAGATAACATAGAAGAGAGAGCTCCAAATTTTCTCATCAAGTCTCTTGGATGGTGCGTCTATCCATATGATAAAGCAAGATAA
- the LOC121762485 gene encoding uncharacterized protein LOC121762485: MTWKQKKDLENKKVVSLGGKPPKKQRLPLSVARVSMKNQKDREEKLLQERAILGRFGAYSSSSSKKVPERKPAEDRILKSMQGDFRKGVLNVGHLLKPSAPEASNYEGRHPTGKGKKKKDGKKSHGKRKGGGGGGGGGGKRRHWEYISK; this comes from the exons ATGACATGGAAACAGAAAAAGGACTTGGAGAATAAGAAGGTAGTGTCACTCGGTGGAAAG CCTCCAAAGAAACAGAGGTTACCCCTTAGTGTTGCTAGAGTTTCAATGAAGAATCAAAAGGATAGAGAAGAGAAACTGCTTCAAGAG AGAGCTATACTTGGAAGGTTTGGAGCCTACAGTAGCAGTAGTTCCAAGAAGGTGCCAGAGAGGAAACCAGCAGAAGACAGAATTCTGAAGTCGATGCAAGGCGATTTCAGAAAGGGGGTTCTCAACGTCGGGCATCTGTTGAAGCCCTCAGCCCCTGAAGCCTCTAACTACGAGGGCAGGCACCCTACAGgtaaagggaagaagaagaaagatggcaaGAAAAGTCATGGCAAGAGaaagggtggtggtggtggtggtggtggtggtggtaagAGGCGTCACTGGGAATATATCTCAAAGTGA